The nucleotide sequence CACCTTGAGGCGATGCCGGATAATCACTCCCGGGGGGTGTCTCAGAAAGTATATAAGGTTTTTGGTCTCCCTGAGACCGAGGTGAACAGTAAACTCAAGGATATCGAAAACAAGGATGAACGTATCCGCATCGGCTATTACCCGGTGTTTCCGGAAGTGCATGTCAGTATAACGGTTCTCGGTGGATCACAGGAAGAAAGCGACAGCCTTTTTCAGCAATATGATGCGGAAATTGTCCGCATTCTGGGGGATTGTGTTTTTGCAACCGACTCGGAAACCATGGAAGAGATAATCGGTAATCATTTGACTTCCCGGCAGAAGACACTGGCGGTGGCCGAGTCCTGTTCCGGGGGGCTGATATCCCATAAACTGACCAAGCGTCCCGGGAGTTCAGTTTTTTTTGTCGGCGGGGTTGTGGCATACAGCAATGATCTCAAACAAAATATTCTTGGTGTAGACAGTGAAATCCTTCTGAAATATGGAGCGGTCAGCGCTGAAACCGTCAGGGCCATGGCAGATGGCGTAAAAAGGATAACCAAGGCCGACTATGCTCTTTCCGTGACCGGCATTGCCGGACCCACCGGTGGCACCGGAGAAAAACCGGTGGGCACAGTGTACATCGGTCTTGCGGCAGAAGGCGGGATTGAAGCATATCGCTATCATTTTTCCGGGGACCGCTGGCAGGTTCAAGCCATGACCTCCATGGCCGCTCTTGATTTGTTGCGGCGGCAAATGCTCGGCTTGCAAATGAAAATCGACTAGCCCACGTTTCTCGTGGACACGTCTCCACCAATGATCAAGGGCTTTAAATTACACGGGTCTCAGATAAATTGTCTGAATTTTGAAAAATCAGCGGCTTAAAATACAGCAACCAGCAACCCTGGGTAAATGTCCGCCAAAGGCATCCCGATAGAGCCGCAACTCCTATGGCTCAGGTTGTTTGGCATATGCATATATAGCCGAACAACCTGTTTCGTGGATCTGCTACTCGTCTCGGTTTGTGAGAAAAGCGGACTAGCCAGGAAATATTCGGACCAAGAGGATTTTCCGGTTGCCGACTCTCGTAGTCCATGGTAATTCCCATGTATAATTTATTGCTATTGAGAATATGCAATCGCAGGTGATTTGTAGATCCGCCATGGTCGGGAATGTTCCTTTCTTGCTGAAACTGAGCTGCTGCAGGATGCAATTTCCTGTCAGCACGGTGCAGTTGTCATCATTCTGTGACCGTGGGCATTCAAAAAGCTCAATTATGATGTTATGTGTAAAAAGATTGATTTCATAAAGTTATTGCCTTGTAACAGGTAGAACCGGTGCGGTGGACCTTTTGCTGCAGCGATTTTTTACCGAGTCCATCATTTATGATAAACGGAAGATTTTATAACCATATGCGTTCATGGAGAGAATGAAATGACCACGGCTGAAGGGAAAAATAAATCACTTGATTCGGCAATTATTCAAATTCATCGACAGTTTGGCAAAGGGTCCATAATGCGCCTGGGCACCGATGAAAGAGAGGCTGTGCCGGTGA is from Pseudomonadota bacterium and encodes:
- a CDS encoding nicotinamide-nucleotide amidohydrolase family protein, which encodes HLEAMPDNHSRGVSQKVYKVFGLPETEVNSKLKDIENKDERIRIGYYPVFPEVHVSITVLGGSQEESDSLFQQYDAEIVRILGDCVFATDSETMEEIIGNHLTSRQKTLAVAESCSGGLISHKLTKRPGSSVFFVGGVVAYSNDLKQNILGVDSEILLKYGAVSAETVRAMADGVKRITKADYALSVTGIAGPTGGTGEKPVGTVYIGLAAEGGIEAYRYHFSGDRWQVQAMTSMAALDLLRRQMLGLQMKID